In the genome of Sphingopyxis sp. YF1, the window TGCCGAGCCGCCGGAACGCCTCGGGGTGCTTCAGCGGCAGCTCGATCCCTTCGATCAGCTTGTCGCGCGCGGCATCGAGCCCGCCGATGTCGCTCCAGCGCGTCGTCGGCGCCTGCACCATCACTTCGCGCATCGCCGACGGCTGGACGCGCTTCAGCGCATTGGTGAAATCGTCGCGGGTAACGCGCAGTTCCTCCAGCACCTCGGGCGGGATCGTTCCTTCCTCGAGGTTGAGCTTGGGCATGATCCGCCGCACCGCCTCGATCGCCGCTTCGCGCGTCAGCGCCGCCATGTCGGCGCCGACAAAACCAAAGGTCGTGCGCGCGAGTTCGTCGAGGTCGACATCCTCGCCCAGCGGCATGCCGCGCGTATGGATGCCCAGTATCTCGCGGCGTCCCTTCTCGTCGGGAACGCCGATCACGATCTCGCGGTCGAAACGGCCCGGGCGCCGCAGCGCCTCGTCGATCGCATCGGGGCGGTTGGTCGCGGCGATCACCACCAGATTGGTGCGCGGCTCGAGCCCGTCCATCAGCGTCAAGAGCTGCGCGACAAGGCGTTTTTCGGCCTCGCCGGTCACCTGCCCGCGCTTCGGCGCGATCGAATCGATCTCGTCGATGAACAGGATCGACGGCGCGGCCTTCGCCGCCTGCTCGAACACATCGCGCAGGCGTTTTTCGGACTCGCCATAGGCGGACCCCATGATCTCGGGCCCGTTGATCAGGAAGAATTGCGCCTCGCTCTCGTTCGCGACCGCGCGCGCCAGCCGCGTCTTGCCCGTTCCCGGCGGGCCGTGCAGCAGCACCCCGCGCGGCGGATCGACGCCCAGACGGCGGAACAGCTCGGGGTAGCGCAGCGGCAGCTCGACCATCTCGCGCAGCTGGTCGATCGTCTCGCCCAGCCCGCCGAGGTCGTCATAGGTCACGTCGGTGCGCCGCGCATCCTGCGGCTCCTGATATTCGGGGAGCAGCTCGACCTCGGTATTCTCGTCGATGAAGACGACGCCCTTGGGGCTCGCCGACACGACGAGCAGGCGCACCTCGGCGAGTGCATAGGCGGGCGCGTTGAGCATCTGGCGCAGTTGCGGCGGCATGTCGCCCGCCGACACGCGCTGCTGCCCCGCCGTCGCGACGGTATCGCCGGCGACCAGCGGACGGCCGAAGAAGCTGCGCTTGAGCGCATTGGCCGATCCCTGGAGGCGCAGATTCTCCTGCGCGGGGGCAAAGACGACGCGCGTCGCGGGGCGCGTCTCGACGCGGCTCAGCGCGACCATGTCGCCCGCGCCCGCGCCGGCATTGGCGCGCTGCAGGCCGTCGAGGCGGATCACGTCGAGCCCTTCATCCTCGGCATAGGGAGCGACGACGCGCGACGCGGTGTCGCGCTTGCCGCTGATCTGGACGACGTCGCCCTCGGCGAGTCCCAGCTCGGCCATCGCCGATCGCGGAATGCGTGCGATACCCCCGCCGCTTTCCTCGGCGCGGGCGTTCGCAACCTGCAGTTTGACCTGTTTTTCTTTCACCGTCGCATCGGCCAAGGCGTGTCTCCCGCAAAATGGTCACTATGCGGAAGATAGGATGACGGTTCCCGATTTGCACCCCCGCACGCGCGCCGCACTCATGACGCACTGCACAAATGTTACTGGCGCGACGCGCGGCGCCATGTCATCATTGCGCGCGAACGAACATGGCACGCCTTCCCCCCCTCAGCAGCATGGAGGCCTTTCTCGAGGTCGCCCGCCACGGCACCGTCAAGGCGGCCGCGAGCGAGCTCGGCCTGTCGATGCCCGCGCTGTCGCGGCGTATCCAGACGCTCGAACATGCCGTCGGCCGTCCGCTGTTCGACCGTCACCACCACGGGTTGCGCCTGACCGAGGCCGGGCGCGCGCTCCAGGACCAGCTGTCGCCGATCCTCGACGATCTGCGCGCGGTGATCAAACAGGCGGGCAGCCCCGATGCGTCGATGCGGCTGCGGCTCAACGTGCTCCCGCTCTTCGCCCAGCAGCGGCTGTTCCCGCATCTCCCCGACCTCCGGCAGCGGCATCCCGAACTGCATATCGACATCGAGACGATCTCGCATGCCGAGGCACGGCTCGGCGACGGCATCGACGCCGCGATCGCGCTCGCGCGGGCGATCGATCCCGCGCTCTACGCCGCGCGGCTTGATCAGGACCAGGTCTTCCCGATCGCCTCGCGCGCGCTGACCGACGATGGCCGCCCGATCACCGTGCCCGAACAATTGCAGCGCATGACGATCCTGCTCCACCGCGAGATGCCCGAAACCTTCGCCGAATGGCGCAAGGCGATCGGCATGCCCTGGCTCGAACCCGCCGGGACCGACTATTTCGATTCGGGGCCGCTGATGCTCGAAGCCGCGGCGCAGGGCATCGGCGTAGCCTTCATGCACGCCCACCATTTCGACGACGCGCACGACCCGCGCCTCGTGCGCCTGTTCGATTTCGAGGTCGACAGCCCGTACAGCTACTGGTTCGTGTGCCGTCCGCGCGCGCTGCGCCAGCCCGCGGTCAAGCTGTTCCACGACTGGCTGCTCGGCGCAAAGATCTGACGCGTCATGCGGTGCCGCTGGCGGCGGGCTCGCCGCGCATCGTCGTCGCAATATCCCACACCGCGATGAACATCGCCGCGATCACGGGGCCGATGACGATGCCGTGAAAGCCGAAGAGCTGGAGCCCGCCGAGCGTGGTGATCAGCACCACATAGTCGGGAATGCGCGTTTCGCGCCCGACCAGCACCGGGCGCAGCACATTGTCGACCATCCCGATCACGAACAATCCGCACACGACGAGCGCCAGCCCCTGCCAGATCTGCCCGGTGAACAGCAGGTAGAGCGCCATCGGGACCCAGACCAGCCCGGTGCCGACCGCCGGCAGCAGCGATGCCGCGCCCATCAGCACCCCCCACAAAAGCGCCGCCTCGATCCCGAGCGCCCACAGCACGATCCCGCCGATCAGCCCCTGCAGGACGGCGACGACGATGCTGCCCTTGATCGTCGCCCGCACCACGACGACGAAGCGGTTGGCGAGCAGTTCGAGATGGTCGGTGCGCAGCGGCATCGCGCGGCGGATGCTGTGTTGCAGGCTCTCGCCGTCGCGGATCAGGAAATAGGCGAGGTAGAGCATCACCATCAGGTTGATCAGCAATCCGAACAGGCTCTGCCCGATCGACAGCGCCTGCCCCAGGATCGCCCGGACGCCGTCGGCGGCACCGCCGCCCAACAGGCTCTTCGCGGTCGCGATATTGCCGATGTCGATGCGGTCGAACCACGACAGCAGCCATTCGGGCAGGCCGCTGCGGAAATTGGTCCAGATGTGCGCCGGATCGATCGCCCCCGAATGGATGCGCTGATAGACGGCGGCGGCTTCGTTGACGAGCGCGACGGCCAGGATCGCGGCGGGCAGAATCACCATCGCCAGGATCAGCAGGATGGTCAGCAGCGCAGCGCCGTTGCGCCACCCCGGCATTTTCGTCAGCATCCGGCGATAGAGCGGCTCGAACAGGATCGCCGCGATCACCGCCCACAGGATCGCGGCGGCAAAGGGCAGCAGCACGACGGCAAAGGCGATCGAGATCGCGATCAGGATCGCGAGAAAGGACCAGCGCTTGCCGCTTCCCGCCCGGTCGTCGCCGTCCGTCATATGCTCCCCTGCCGGCATCGCCCCATGCGATACGCGCCCGACTCTAGCCCGTGGGCCAGGCCGCGGTAAAGCCGGACGTCGATGTCGGGGAAAATGGTGCTGCTGGACAGGATTGAACTGTCGACCTCG includes:
- a CDS encoding LysR substrate-binding domain-containing protein; this translates as MARLPPLSSMEAFLEVARHGTVKAAASELGLSMPALSRRIQTLEHAVGRPLFDRHHHGLRLTEAGRALQDQLSPILDDLRAVIKQAGSPDASMRLRLNVLPLFAQQRLFPHLPDLRQRHPELHIDIETISHAEARLGDGIDAAIALARAIDPALYAARLDQDQVFPIASRALTDDGRPITVPEQLQRMTILLHREMPETFAEWRKAIGMPWLEPAGTDYFDSGPLMLEAAAQGIGVAFMHAHHFDDAHDPRLVRLFDFEVDSPYSYWFVCRPRALRQPAVKLFHDWLLGAKI
- a CDS encoding CDC48 family AAA ATPase, producing MADATVKEKQVKLQVANARAEESGGGIARIPRSAMAELGLAEGDVVQISGKRDTASRVVAPYAEDEGLDVIRLDGLQRANAGAGAGDMVALSRVETRPATRVVFAPAQENLRLQGSANALKRSFFGRPLVAGDTVATAGQQRVSAGDMPPQLRQMLNAPAYALAEVRLLVVSASPKGVVFIDENTEVELLPEYQEPQDARRTDVTYDDLGGLGETIDQLREMVELPLRYPELFRRLGVDPPRGVLLHGPPGTGKTRLARAVANESEAQFFLINGPEIMGSAYGESEKRLRDVFEQAAKAAPSILFIDEIDSIAPKRGQVTGEAEKRLVAQLLTLMDGLEPRTNLVVIAATNRPDAIDEALRRPGRFDREIVIGVPDEKGRREILGIHTRGMPLGEDVDLDELARTTFGFVGADMAALTREAAIEAVRRIMPKLNLEEGTIPPEVLEELRVTRDDFTNALKRVQPSAMREVMVQAPTTRWSDIGGLDAARDKLIEGIELPLKHPEAFRRLGIRPAKGFLLYGPPGTGKTLLAKAAARESDANFISIKSSDLLSKWYGESEQQIARLFQRARAVAPTIIFIDELDSLVPARGSGSSGEPQVTERVVNTILAEMDGIEEMQSVVVIGATNRPNLIDPALLRPGRLDELIYVSVPNAEGRKRILEIQTGKMPLADDVDLLALAEKTARFTGADLEDLTRRAGLAALKRSMDSETVTMADFEASLKDTRASVTEAMEKDYEKIQGEIKQAAMSVDPIGFFAPGMLKPSRERKHEEPRD
- a CDS encoding AI-2E family transporter, which codes for MTDGDDRAGSGKRWSFLAILIAISIAFAVVLLPFAAAILWAVIAAILFEPLYRRMLTKMPGWRNGAALLTILLILAMVILPAAILAVALVNEAAAVYQRIHSGAIDPAHIWTNFRSGLPEWLLSWFDRIDIGNIATAKSLLGGGAADGVRAILGQALSIGQSLFGLLINLMVMLYLAYFLIRDGESLQHSIRRAMPLRTDHLELLANRFVVVVRATIKGSIVVAVLQGLIGGIVLWALGIEAALLWGVLMGAASLLPAVGTGLVWVPMALYLLFTGQIWQGLALVVCGLFVIGMVDNVLRPVLVGRETRIPDYVVLITTLGGLQLFGFHGIVIGPVIAAMFIAVWDIATTMRGEPAASGTA